A stretch of Pseudomonas sp. 7SR1 DNA encodes these proteins:
- a CDS encoding TRAP transporter substrate-binding protein, whose protein sequence is MNFKRTLLIAALPLAFLAQAAHALELKIADIHPKGYPTVVAEESMGKTLEKESNGELKFKYFPGGVLGSEKEVIEQMQAGAIQMSRVSLGIVGPVVPDVNVFNMPFIFRDQAHMRAVIDGDVGDAILDRITNSEFGLVALAWMDGGTRNLYTKKPVRKLEDLKGMKIRVQGNPMFIETFNAMGANGIAMDTGEIFSALQTGVIDGAENNPPTMLEHNHYQNAKYYSLTGHLILPEPIVMSKITWNKLTPEQQDMVKKAAKAAQAEERKLWDQKSAASEEKLKAAGVEFITVDKKPFYDATAPIRAKYGAPYADLIKRIEAVQ, encoded by the coding sequence ATGAATTTCAAACGCACGCTTCTGATCGCGGCCCTGCCCCTGGCCTTCCTGGCCCAGGCGGCGCATGCCCTTGAACTCAAGATCGCCGACATCCATCCCAAGGGTTACCCGACCGTGGTGGCCGAGGAATCCATGGGTAAAACCCTGGAAAAGGAAAGTAATGGCGAACTGAAGTTCAAGTACTTCCCGGGCGGCGTGCTGGGTTCGGAGAAAGAAGTCATCGAACAGATGCAGGCCGGCGCGATCCAGATGTCCCGAGTCAGCCTCGGCATCGTCGGTCCCGTGGTGCCGGATGTGAACGTCTTCAACATGCCGTTCATTTTCCGCGACCAGGCCCACATGCGCGCCGTCATCGACGGCGATGTCGGCGATGCGATCCTCGACCGGATCACCAACTCCGAGTTCGGTCTGGTGGCCCTGGCCTGGATGGACGGCGGCACGCGCAACCTCTACACCAAGAAGCCGGTGCGCAAGCTCGAAGACCTCAAGGGCATGAAGATCCGCGTCCAGGGCAATCCGATGTTCATCGAGACGTTCAATGCCATGGGCGCCAACGGCATCGCCATGGACACCGGTGAGATCTTCAGCGCCTTGCAGACCGGCGTGATCGACGGGGCGGAAAACAACCCGCCGACCATGCTCGAGCACAACCACTACCAGAACGCCAAGTACTACAGCCTGACCGGCCACCTGATCCTGCCCGAGCCTATCGTGATGTCGAAGATCACTTGGAACAAGCTCACGCCGGAACAGCAAGACATGGTGAAAAAAGCCGCCAAGGCTGCTCAGGCCGAGGAGCGCAAGCTGTGGGACCAGAAGTCCGCCGCCAGTGAAGAAAAACTCAAGGCCGCCGGCGTCGAGTTCATCACCGTGGACAAAAAGCCCTTCTATGACGCCACCGCGCCGATCCGCGCCAAATACGGCGCGCCGTATGCCGACCTGATCAAGCGTATCGAAGCTGTCCAGTAA
- a CDS encoding SMP-30/gluconolactonase/LRE family protein — MQAELIVDARNAVGESPVWVPEENALYWVDIPSGGLQCWNAGTGQLKGWNTPEMLACIARHQDGGWVAGMESGFFRLHPNDDDTLDSELCANVEHSRPDMRLNDGRCDRQGRFWAGSMVLNMGANVAEGRMYRFEAGQRSPVEAQLSGFIVPNGLGFSPDGRTMYLSDSHPLIQQIWAFDYDIDSGTPTNRRLFVDMMPLAGRPDGAAVDAEGCYWICANDAGLIHRFTPDGRLDRSLEVPVKKPTMCAFGGSRLDTLFVTSIRPGDDSDPQSLAGGVFALNPGVKGLAEPAFGGLKHAAN, encoded by the coding sequence ATGCAAGCCGAATTGATTGTCGATGCACGCAACGCCGTCGGGGAAAGCCCGGTCTGGGTCCCCGAGGAAAACGCCCTGTACTGGGTGGACATCCCCAGCGGCGGCCTGCAGTGCTGGAACGCCGGGACTGGCCAGCTCAAGGGCTGGAACACTCCGGAAATGCTTGCCTGTATCGCCCGCCACCAGGACGGCGGCTGGGTGGCCGGCATGGAAAGCGGCTTCTTTCGCCTGCACCCCAATGACGACGACACGCTGGACAGCGAGTTGTGCGCCAACGTCGAACACAGCCGCCCCGACATGCGCCTCAACGATGGCCGCTGCGACCGCCAGGGTCGCTTCTGGGCCGGCAGCATGGTGCTGAACATGGGCGCCAACGTCGCCGAAGGCAGGATGTACCGCTTTGAAGCCGGGCAACGCAGCCCGGTCGAGGCGCAACTGAGCGGTTTCATCGTACCCAACGGCCTGGGCTTCAGCCCGGACGGGCGCACGATGTATCTCTCAGACTCGCATCCGCTGATCCAGCAGATCTGGGCCTTCGACTACGACATCGACAGCGGCACGCCTACCAACCGGCGCCTGTTCGTCGACATGATGCCCTTGGCCGGTCGCCCGGACGGCGCGGCAGTGGACGCCGAGGGTTGCTATTGGATCTGCGCCAACGATGCCGGCCTGATCCATCGTTTCACCCCGGATGGGCGCCTCGACCGCTCGCTGGAAGTGCCGGTCAAGAAACCGACCATGTGCGCCTTCGGCGGCAGCCGCCTCGACACCCTCTTCGTCACCTCGATCCGTCCTGGCGACGACAGCGATCCCCAATCCCTCGCCGGGGGTGTGTTCGCGTTGAACCCTGGCGTCAAGGGCCTGGCCGAACCCGCATTCGGAGGGTTGAAACACGCCGCGAACTGA
- a CDS encoding NAD-dependent epimerase/dehydratase family protein, which yields MTTTTIRHPFNRLLLTGAAGGLGKVLRERLKPFARHIRLSDIANMAPAIDESEEVVLCDLSDKQAVHRLVEGVDAILHFGGVSVERPFEEILGANISGVFHIYEAARKHGVKRVIFASSNHVIGFYKQDEPLDALSPRRPDGYYGLSKSYGEDMASFYFDRYGIETVSIRIGSSFPEPQNRRMLSTWLSYDDLTQLIECSLYTPSVRHTVVYGMSANRDVWWDNSHAAHLGYQPKDSSEIFRAKVEAQPMPAADDPARIYQGGAFVAAGPFDD from the coding sequence ATGACTACGACAACCATTCGCCATCCCTTCAATCGCCTGTTGCTCACCGGTGCCGCCGGCGGCCTGGGCAAAGTGCTGCGCGAGCGCCTCAAGCCTTTCGCGCGGCATATTCGCCTGTCGGATATCGCCAACATGGCGCCGGCCATCGACGAAAGCGAAGAAGTGGTGCTCTGCGACCTGTCCGATAAGCAGGCAGTGCACCGACTGGTGGAAGGCGTCGACGCCATCCTGCATTTCGGCGGCGTATCGGTCGAGCGCCCCTTTGAAGAAATCCTTGGCGCCAACATCAGCGGCGTGTTCCATATCTACGAAGCGGCCCGCAAGCACGGCGTCAAGCGAGTCATCTTCGCCAGCTCCAACCATGTCATCGGTTTCTACAAGCAGGACGAGCCCCTCGACGCCCTCTCCCCTCGCCGCCCGGATGGCTACTACGGCCTGTCCAAGTCCTACGGCGAAGACATGGCCAGTTTCTACTTCGATCGCTACGGCATCGAGACCGTGAGCATCCGCATCGGCTCGTCGTTCCCGGAGCCGCAGAATCGCCGGATGCTGAGCACCTGGCTGAGCTACGACGACCTGACCCAACTGATCGAATGCTCGCTCTACACCCCGAGCGTACGCCATACCGTGGTGTATGGCATGTCCGCCAACCGTGATGTCTGGTGGGACAACAGCCACGCCGCACACCTGGGTTATCAACCCAAGGACAGCTCTGAAATCTTCCGGGCCAAGGTCGAGGCGCAACCCATGCCGGCCGCCGACGATCCGGCCAGGATCTATCAGGGCGGCGCCTTCGTGGCGGCCGGCCCGTTCGATGACTGA